One window from the genome of Rariglobus hedericola encodes:
- the hemG gene encoding protoporphyrinogen oxidase, giving the protein MNPVRNSETLPVAIIGGGITGLAAAHRLARQGRAFRLFEASPRLGGNIRSEREGDWLHEAGPNSLQLTPPVAALLSELDLAPLTASPAAKNRYIVRDGRPVAAPTSPPAFFTSPLFSGIAKLQLLIEVFSRRRNRTADVSLADFVADHFGSELVDYGLRPFVSGIYAGNAQKLSARHSFPSLWEAERTHGSLIRAQLASAKAKRARGEPSGPSPIVNFTDGLETLPRALAARLPAGSVELNARVTEIVPGQPWKLYWKDSHQVSHTETFSSVVLAVPAAALSELTIGPMGERPLSALSDVEYPPVSSLFLGYRCEQVTHPLDGFGMLVPPAESRSILGVLFNSTLFPGRAPAGHVALTVMSGGALRPDLARLDEPSLLTLVQKELSELLGVSGAPAFIRRSFWAHAIPQYNLGYERFLDLIARTEAARPGLLIGGHVRDGISLPNCLAAGEKLAVRALA; this is encoded by the coding sequence GTGAATCCTGTCAGAAACTCCGAAACCCTCCCCGTCGCCATCATCGGCGGCGGTATCACCGGCCTCGCCGCCGCACACCGGCTTGCGCGTCAAGGCCGTGCATTTCGTCTCTTCGAAGCCTCGCCTCGCCTCGGCGGCAACATCCGCAGCGAACGTGAAGGCGACTGGCTCCACGAAGCCGGTCCCAACTCCCTCCAACTCACCCCGCCGGTCGCCGCACTCCTTTCCGAACTCGACCTCGCCCCGCTGACCGCGTCGCCCGCCGCCAAAAACCGCTACATCGTCCGTGATGGCCGCCCCGTCGCCGCGCCCACCTCTCCTCCGGCCTTTTTCACCTCTCCGCTTTTTTCCGGCATTGCGAAACTCCAGCTGCTCATCGAGGTCTTCTCCCGCCGTCGCAACCGCACCGCCGACGTCAGTCTCGCCGATTTCGTTGCCGATCATTTTGGTTCCGAACTGGTGGATTACGGCCTGCGTCCGTTCGTTTCTGGAATCTACGCCGGCAATGCCCAAAAACTCTCCGCGCGTCACAGTTTCCCTTCTCTATGGGAAGCCGAACGCACCCACGGGTCGCTCATCCGCGCCCAACTCGCCTCCGCCAAGGCCAAACGCGCCCGCGGCGAGCCCTCCGGCCCGTCACCCATCGTCAATTTCACCGACGGACTCGAAACTCTCCCTCGCGCCTTGGCCGCCCGCCTCCCCGCCGGTAGCGTCGAACTCAACGCGCGCGTCACCGAAATCGTCCCCGGCCAACCTTGGAAGCTGTATTGGAAAGATTCCCATCAGGTCTCGCACACTGAAACATTCTCCTCCGTCGTCCTAGCCGTGCCCGCGGCCGCACTTTCCGAGCTCACCATCGGCCCGATGGGCGAACGTCCGCTCTCAGCTCTCTCCGACGTTGAATACCCACCTGTTTCCTCCCTCTTCCTCGGTTATCGCTGCGAACAGGTAACCCACCCGCTCGACGGCTTCGGTATGCTGGTCCCGCCCGCCGAAAGCCGCTCCATCCTCGGCGTCCTGTTCAACTCCACGCTTTTCCCCGGACGCGCCCCCGCCGGCCACGTTGCCCTCACAGTCATGAGCGGCGGCGCCCTCCGCCCCGACCTCGCCCGTCTTGACGAGCCTTCCCTGCTCACCCTCGTCCAAAAAGAACTCTCCGAACTCCTCGGCGTGAGCGGTGCCCCCGCCTTCATCCGCCGCAGTTTCTGGGCGCACGCCATCCCCCAATACAATCTCGGTTACGAGCGTTTTCTCGACCTTATCGCCCGCACCGAGGCCGCCCGCCCCGGACTTTTGATCGGCGGACACGTTCGCGACGGCATCTCGCTTCCTAACTGCCTCGCCGCCGGCGAAAAACTGGCCGTCCGCGCCTTGGCGTAA